One window of the Acidimicrobiia bacterium genome contains the following:
- a CDS encoding pirin family protein — MSIEHVRARDRMHTEIDWLDSWHSFSFGGHHDPANTHHGLLLVNNDDRVVAGGGFGTHGHRDMEIVTWVLDGALRHRDSTGTDDVIAPGLAQRMSAGAGIQHSEMNASATEPVHFVQMWVPPDRGGVAPGYEQRDVGDRLAAGGLFPLASGGRAADAAITIHQADATLWVARLGAGETATVPDAPFVHVFVARGSATFAGAGSSEALAVAEGDALRLASGGAGSLAAGPDGAEALIWETYSTVA; from the coding sequence ATGAGCATCGAGCACGTGCGTGCACGTGATCGGATGCACACGGAGATCGACTGGCTCGACTCGTGGCACTCGTTCTCCTTCGGCGGTCACCACGACCCGGCGAACACCCACCACGGACTCCTGCTCGTGAACAACGACGACCGCGTCGTCGCGGGCGGTGGCTTCGGTACACACGGCCACCGCGACATGGAGATCGTGACGTGGGTGCTCGACGGCGCGCTGCGGCATCGCGACAGCACGGGTACCGACGACGTGATCGCGCCGGGGCTCGCGCAGCGCATGAGCGCGGGCGCGGGAATCCAGCACTCGGAGATGAACGCGAGCGCGACCGAGCCCGTGCACTTCGTGCAGATGTGGGTGCCGCCGGACCGGGGCGGTGTCGCGCCCGGCTACGAGCAGCGCGATGTCGGCGACCGGCTCGCAGCGGGCGGGTTGTTCCCGCTCGCGTCGGGCGGGCGCGCCGCCGATGCCGCGATCACGATCCACCAGGCCGACGCCACGCTCTGGGTCGCGCGCCTGGGAGCCGGCGAGACGGCGACGGTTCCGGACGCGCCCTTCGTCCACGTCTTCGTCGCCCGTGGCTCGGCGACCTTCGCAGGCGCGGGCTCGTCCGAGGCCCTGGCCGTCGCCGAAGGCGACGCCCTCCGCCTCGCCAGCGGCGGAGCGGGCTCCCTGGCGGCCGGTCCCGACGGCGCCGAGGCCCTGATCTGGGAGACCTACTCGACCGTCGCGTGA